The sequence AAATTTTCAATCATAGCCCAAAATAATCAAAAACTAATGATTTACGGATAAGTAAAAGTTTACGACCGTAAAGTATATAACGAGACATAAATACAAAACAAATACTGTAATGTATATGAAATTATTTGGATGTACAAAAAAGGAGATGTGAAAAATGAAGTGGAAAGCAATTGGTTTGATATTGGTTCTGGCCCTTGGTTTGATTGTTTCGGGCTGTACACAACAAGGAACACAAACTCAGACAACAACCCAAGCCCAAGAAATAACCATCTATACCGGTGGAACTGGAGGAGTTTACTTCCCCCTTGGTTCCAAGTATGCAGAGATCTTAACTAAAAACGGTGTCCCCGCTAAGGCCGTTACAAGCGGTGCAAGCGTGGCAAACGCAAAGGCAATTGAAGATGGAACCGCCCAAGCGGCAATTCTCCAGAACGACGTAGCTTACTATGCCTACAACGGTCTCTACATGTTCGAAGGGCAAGCAATAAAGAACATTAGAGGAGTTGCCGCCCTTTATCCAGAAACAGTCCAATTTATTGTTAGGGCAGACAGTGATATTAAAACACTTCAAGACTTGGCTGGAAAGAAGGTGGCCATAGGTGCCCCAGGAAGCGGAACTGCTGTTGCTGCAGAACAAGTACTTAGAGCAGCTGGTGTATGGGACAGCATTGAAAAGGTGAACCAAAAGTTCAGCGAGGCTTCACAAAGCCTTAAGCTCGGCCAAGTTGATGCGGCCGTTATAGTCTCCGGAATTCCAACCCCGTCAGTTAACCAAATAGCCGTCCAGACACCGGTTAGAGTCCTTCCAATTCCAGATGACATTCTTAACAAGCTCAAACAACAGGGGTACATATTCTACGTTAGACAGGTCGTTCCAAAGGGAACCTACAATGGTGTTGAAGAGGACACTCCAACCCTAGCCGTTAAAGCAATGCTTGCCGTGAGTGCTGATCTTTCAGAAGACACAGTTTACAAGATGACTAAGATATTGTTCGAAAACGTCGACCAACTTAGGGCAGTTCACCAGAAAGCCCAACTTATAAGCCTAGAAACAGCTCTTGACGGTATGAGCATACCACTTCACCCCGGAGCAATAAAGTACTATGAAGAGAAAGGCCTAAGTGTTCCAGAAGAGCTTAAAGGGTGAATCTTTTGAAGAGGTTTCTTTTTTTGCTTCCTTTTCTTATAATACTTCTTTTTCCCGCAAATGTTCTTATAATAAGCGATGGGACTCACTCGTATGTGAGCCTTCTTGGTGAGAAGGACATAAAGATCGCCTACATCCACAGTGTTCAGAGAAGTGAAATCATAGAAGAGCTCAAAGCCAACAAAACAGGCTTATACGTCACTGGAATGTGGTGGAAGGACTTCGGAGCGGGTCTTCCAGAGGACATCCAATACTCAGAAGATGGATACTATGTCAAAAAAGTCAATATTCTCCTTGGGAAGAGTCTCAGCTTTTGGTTTATTCCCTTGAATCATGCAAAAATTAGCGTGAACGAAGAAGTTATATTGTCTCCAACCAAAGAAACCCTTGTGAATTTTAATGTGAAGAAATGTCCACTTATACTTGTAATAATGAGGAGGTGCTGATATGGAAATCGAAGAAAAATTTGAAAAAGCAGAGGAGATAGTGCTAGAAAAAACAAGAACCCTCCCTCCAAAACTTGAGAACGTGATAAAAATAGCCGCAATCTTAATAGGTATCTACGAGATCCTCTTCATATTTAACTTCAACTATACCCTCTATGATCTCTTCTCAAAAATAGGGATAAGCATTTCTCCATTAAAAATAACCTTCCAGACAAAGCAGGGAGAAGCCTTCGTCCTAGCAATGATCCTTTTGATAACATACCTTCTCTATCCAGTAAAGAAGAAGGAGCAATATCTCAAAAAAGTTCCATGGTATGACTATATCCTAGCAGCACTTGGGGTTGTCTCTTCAATGTATTTGTTCTTTGTGTATCAAAGGTACGCCACATACGCAGAGGTATACATGACCGATGTTGTTTTTGGCGTGATGGCAATAATATTGGTGCTGGAGGCAACAAGAAGAGTGCTTGGGTGGGTTCTTCCGCTTGTTGTAGTTGTGTTTTTGCTTTATGGAATAAACAATATAGGGTTTAACTGGATCAGATTTACCCAGCAGCTGTATTTTGATGAGGGAATCTTCGGAATCCCATTCTTTGTTATGACAATTTATGTCTTTGCTTTTGTGTTTTTTGGAGCATTTTTGCTAAAAATTGGGATAAGCGATTACATAACGGAGTTCATGATATCTCTTTTTGGCTCCCGTCCAGGAGGACCAGCAAAATCTGCAGTTGTCTCAAGTGGATTGATGGGAACCGTAAGCGGATCAAGTGTTGCCAACGTTTTAACTACGGGAACTTTCACTATCCCCCTAATGAAAAAAGCCGGCTATCCCCCCGAAGTTGCCGGAGCCGTCGAGCCTGTTGCCTCCACTGGTGGACAGTTAATGCCCCCTATAATGGGTGCAGCCGCGTTTATTATGGCTGAATTTCTTGGAATTCCCTATAACAAGTTAATCATAGCAGCCGTGCTCCCCGCTTTGGTCTATTATTCGGGCGTTTATCTGTTCATAGACCTAGAGACAAAGAGACTTGGACTAAAAGGAATGCCGAGGGAGAAATTCGCACCTCTTAACTATTTCATTAGAAAGCTCTACATACTACTCCCAATAGCCGTTATTACAGTGGCGTTAGTTTGGGGAATTCCCCCACACATCTCCGCAATTTCTTCCCTGGGCATAGCAATCTGGGTTGCCTGGATATCAAAGGACAACATCAAAGGGCATGAGGGAATTTACGTAGCTTCAGTAATAATAACCACGATCCTTATGTTTACCGGCAGAGAAATAGCATTGCCGGTGACAATAGTCCTTATTTTGCTTGCATTATCCTTAATAGTATTGTCTTTTTCAACCAAACTGCTGGAATTTAACGAAAAGCTGTACATAAGCTTGCTCTTCATTCTGTTTATAGCTCTAACCAAGTACCTGGGAATGAGAAAAGAGCAAATACTGCTGATGAGTGGCGTAATGGGGATAGTTTTCTCGTTAATAGTTGGATATATCTCAAAAAGCGAGGATGGCAAGAAAATGTACTCAGCCACCTACGAATCCATGATCGATGCCGGAAAAACAAGCACAAGTGTAATGCTGGCAGCAGCAAGTGCTGGACTTATCCAAGGGGTACTTACAATGACGGGACTTGTAACAAGCTTGGGGTACAGATTAATCGACTTAACGGCAGGAAATCTTTGGCTTTTACTTGTATTAACTATGATATTCAGCCTAATCTTGGGAATGGGAGTGCCAACAACGGCAAACTATATAATAACATCTCTTGTAGCTGCTCCAGCAATATATAATGCAGTCTTAGGATTACAGCCCTATAGCTCTCCCGTCCCTGGATTTACAACTCCAATAGCCTTGCTAGCGGCACATTTCTTTGTATTCTACTTTGGAATACTTGCCGATGTTACTCCACCAGTGGCTTTGGCATCTTATGCAGGTTCAGCTTTAGCGGGAGGAGATTTCTGGAAGACAGCAATAAATGCAGTGAAATATGCCTTAGCCGGATACATTGGCCCATACATTTATTTCAACCATCCAGAAATGTTCTTAATAACTGTGGAGAAGTGGACAGCAACAACGGCCCTTCAAGTACTTTACGATTTCGGAGCTACACTTTTAGTCATGTATCTCTTGGCGATAGCACTTACCGGCTGGTTCCAGAAAAACCTCAGAAAGGGGATAAGAGTAGTTATTGGAGCAATAGGATTTGCCGCAGCAAGTCTTCATATAGTTCCGGTTGCAATTGGGGTAATAACTGTCGTAGGGCTTAGGCTTTTTGGGAAAAAGCTCATGGGCTGACTTCTTCTTTTGTTTTTTGCAGTTCTTCAATTATTGATTGGGTGAGGTTTTGAATGTTTTGGGCAGCATTTAAGACGGTTCTTCTAATGAGTTGAACTACGACAAAGATTATAATCATGACAATGGCTATCATCATTAGGTACTCTATAGCTGCCTGGGCCTTCCTCTTCATCCTTTCATCCTCCGAGAGCTTGGGCTATCTGCTTAGCAACAAAGCCTGAGGCTATTATAAAGCCAACTGCGACTGCAGAGGTTATTATCACAAACTCAATTATCTTATCCAAAATATACACGAGCACCTTCTTCTCTTTTTCACTGAGTTCCATATGACCACCGCTTTTAAAATATGTATAAAGAACTAATAAATCTTTAGCTAAAGCTAAAGAAAGAAGGGAAGGTTAATAAAGCATGACTTCAAAGCCGAGCTCACTTAGCAAATCAGCAAGCTCTTCACTGTCTACATACGCAAGGAGATGATGATTCCCAAGGGTTCCATCGATGAAATCTTTTGCTTCCATGATTTTGAGTTTCATTTGAGTTCTGCACCTGTGCTCGCTCTTTTCCTGTTCCACAACTTCAACACCTGCCACTACAACTTTTCTACCTCTAATTTTCAGGAGAGATGCTTTTCCTCTGGGAAGGCTTACTGCTACTCCAACCCCCTTTCCGCTCTCAAAGTGAGACCTAAGAATGTAATCGCTTATCAAGGGTGCTGTGCAGTGAGCCAATATTATATGATTTTCTCCATAGTCTGCTATATTGCCCATAAACGCAGGCTTATCAAAGAATTTCCTTATTAACACCATCCCCAACAATGAGTTTAGTTCTCCCTCACATGCAGCAGGAATTCCTTCAGCGTTAAACATTGCCAGAGCTAAACATGGGGTAGCTTTAAGCTTGTTCAGCATCTCAAAGCATCCTATTGCAAATCCATCCAAGTTATAGTCGTCAATTATCTTTCTGAGGGCTACATACATCCTACCTGCTTTCACGAGGTCTTCTCTCTGAGGTTCCTTGATTTCCTTGGCTTTTGCGATTATTTCTTCAATGGCTTTCCATCCTTCAGCTTCCGTTGTCGATTCGTAGTACTCGTAGAACTTCTTCAGGCTTATATGCACGTAAGGAAGCTCAAACTTTTCGTTTATGAGCCATACGGAGGTTCTTCCAATCAATCCTAACCTAAGGTTTAGGAACTTACTCAACATCTCTTTCATGTCATCATAACCAAGAATAGCGGCTTTAAGCTCATCAAAGCTTTTCACTAATGTTGCTGGGATTAACCTGTCCCTAAAATACTCCCTAAGCTCTATTGCCGCAGCAATTGAGTTATTAAATGAATCTCCAAAGAGGATTACTGGTTTTCTATAGTATGCAAACTCCTTGAGAGCATTTTCAGTACCTCCAGTTAGGGGATACAAAACTATAACATCAACGTCCTTGAAGTCGACCTCCTTTGTTTCTGACTTTGAGGATACAAACGCTCCTCCCTCAATTTCAAACTCATTTGCAAGATTCATTAGAAATTCGGAAGCTTTCTTTTCAAAGGCTTTTGGATTTGCCAGTTCGCTAATTCCAAAGGCTACTCCCACTTTCATTTTACAACCTCCAATAAAGGTTGAGAGTACTTAAATTTAAGGTTACCGTTTTAAAGTCAATGAACAATAATAAATTGTGGTGAAAATGATCCGCTTTGTGCTTGACACGAGCATCTTTGTTAATCCAGATATTAGAAATAAGTTTGGGGAAAATCCCACTGATGCCATGAAAAAATTTTTAGAGTACGCAGAGAGGCTTTTTGGTAGGGTTGAATTCTACATGCCTCCGGGTATCTATAAGGAGGTAACTCATTTTGTTGAACTCGAAGAAGTTTCTCCCGATATTGAGCTTTATATAATCAAAAAGCCTCCCAACGTACATGACATTAAAATACCTGCTTTTGTCGTTTATGAACTCATTGACGATATTAGAAGGAGGATAGACAAAGGCCTCAGGGTTGCTGAAAAGGCTGTGAGAGAGAGTGTAATAGACACGCAAAATGTGGACGCAATAATCCAGAGACTTAGGAGAAACTACAGAAGGGCTCTACGAGAGGGAATTGTGGATAGTAAAGAAGATTTTGAGCTTATTCTTCTGGCTAAAGAACTCGATGCAACAATTGTTTCTGCAGATATTGGAATCTTAACATGGGCTCAAAAGATGGGGATTAAGTGGATAGATGCGGCAAGGTTTAAGGAGGTTCTGGATGAACTCGTAGAAAAGATAGGGTGAATAATCCAGAGAACCCTAAATACTCACTCCTCCCAGATGCTCTTCCACTCAAATTCATCTTTTTCCTCTTG comes from Thermococcus litoralis DSM 5473 and encodes:
- a CDS encoding L-arabinose isomerase family protein is translated as MKVGVAFGISELANPKAFEKKASEFLMNLANEFEIEGGAFVSSKSETKEVDFKDVDVIVLYPLTGGTENALKEFAYYRKPVILFGDSFNNSIAAAIELREYFRDRLIPATLVKSFDELKAAILGYDDMKEMLSKFLNLRLGLIGRTSVWLINEKFELPYVHISLKKFYEYYESTTEAEGWKAIEEIIAKAKEIKEPQREDLVKAGRMYVALRKIIDDYNLDGFAIGCFEMLNKLKATPCLALAMFNAEGIPAACEGELNSLLGMVLIRKFFDKPAFMGNIADYGENHIILAHCTAPLISDYILRSHFESGKGVGVAVSLPRGKASLLKIRGRKVVVAGVEVVEQEKSEHRCRTQMKLKIMEAKDFIDGTLGNHHLLAYVDSEELADLLSELGFEVMLY
- a CDS encoding TRAP transporter permease — translated: MEIEEKFEKAEEIVLEKTRTLPPKLENVIKIAAILIGIYEILFIFNFNYTLYDLFSKIGISISPLKITFQTKQGEAFVLAMILLITYLLYPVKKKEQYLKKVPWYDYILAALGVVSSMYLFFVYQRYATYAEVYMTDVVFGVMAIILVLEATRRVLGWVLPLVVVVFLLYGINNIGFNWIRFTQQLYFDEGIFGIPFFVMTIYVFAFVFFGAFLLKIGISDYITEFMISLFGSRPGGPAKSAVVSSGLMGTVSGSSVANVLTTGTFTIPLMKKAGYPPEVAGAVEPVASTGGQLMPPIMGAAAFIMAEFLGIPYNKLIIAAVLPALVYYSGVYLFIDLETKRLGLKGMPREKFAPLNYFIRKLYILLPIAVITVALVWGIPPHISAISSLGIAIWVAWISKDNIKGHEGIYVASVIITTILMFTGREIALPVTIVLILLALSLIVLSFSTKLLEFNEKLYISLLFILFIALTKYLGMRKEQILLMSGVMGIVFSLIVGYISKSEDGKKMYSATYESMIDAGKTSTSVMLAAASAGLIQGVLTMTGLVTSLGYRLIDLTAGNLWLLLVLTMIFSLILGMGVPTTANYIITSLVAAPAIYNAVLGLQPYSSPVPGFTTPIALLAAHFFVFYFGILADVTPPVALASYAGSALAGGDFWKTAINAVKYALAGYIGPYIYFNHPEMFLITVEKWTATTALQVLYDFGATLLVMYLLAIALTGWFQKNLRKGIRVVIGAIGFAAASLHIVPVAIGVITVVGLRLFGKKLMG
- a CDS encoding TAXI family TRAP transporter solute-binding subunit, producing MKWKAIGLILVLALGLIVSGCTQQGTQTQTTTQAQEITIYTGGTGGVYFPLGSKYAEILTKNGVPAKAVTSGASVANAKAIEDGTAQAAILQNDVAYYAYNGLYMFEGQAIKNIRGVAALYPETVQFIVRADSDIKTLQDLAGKKVAIGAPGSGTAVAAEQVLRAAGVWDSIEKVNQKFSEASQSLKLGQVDAAVIVSGIPTPSVNQIAVQTPVRVLPIPDDILNKLKQQGYIFYVRQVVPKGTYNGVEEDTPTLAVKAMLAVSADLSEDTVYKMTKILFENVDQLRAVHQKAQLISLETALDGMSIPLHPGAIKYYEEKGLSVPEELKG
- a CDS encoding DUF1850 domain-containing protein is translated as MNLLKRFLFLLPFLIILLFPANVLIISDGTHSYVSLLGEKDIKIAYIHSVQRSEIIEELKANKTGLYVTGMWWKDFGAGLPEDIQYSEDGYYVKKVNILLGKSLSFWFIPLNHAKISVNEEVILSPTKETLVNFNVKKCPLILVIMRRC
- a CDS encoding class III signal peptide-containing protein — encoded protein: MKRKAQAAIEYLMMIAIVMIIIFVVVQLIRRTVLNAAQNIQNLTQSIIEELQKTKEEVSP
- a CDS encoding RNA ligase partner protein; this translates as MIRFVLDTSIFVNPDIRNKFGENPTDAMKKFLEYAERLFGRVEFYMPPGIYKEVTHFVELEEVSPDIELYIIKKPPNVHDIKIPAFVVYELIDDIRRRIDKGLRVAEKAVRESVIDTQNVDAIIQRLRRNYRRALREGIVDSKEDFELILLAKELDATIVSADIGILTWAQKMGIKWIDAARFKEVLDELVEKIG